A genome region from Rhipicephalus microplus isolate Deutch F79 unplaced genomic scaffold, USDA_Rmic scaffold_15, whole genome shotgun sequence includes the following:
- the LOC142784719 gene encoding uncharacterized protein LOC142784719, producing MPNKCCVPGCTGNYKTGKKIQVFSFPKDADALKQWLRAIPRKDFVPTSCTKVCADHFDASCIEKTTSYTDPRTGRVIEVALPVPRLRPGSVPTVFPGCPSYLSVRDKSTRETPDAKRSRQEASQLARAVEESLASYEAEQERDRFSSLEELRARLQGVSVSPKWTVIHKEECSMFLNIIDYREPCLNASLTVFANLEVFACYQGSPIKNLGSAVVPDSVQKVSSLLEILNNLSMLSEERCTYRHLAQAIHSLLDKLEASIDEGKKETVNFMKEQLLLLSAKRIQYSAQVMVFACILRTISPHAYKFLRSTGALTLPHPSTIRKVCSSIQMCPQVDSSDDTFLQYVSQRFKHLQAHEHTVTLMLDEIYIKPCLDYKGGNICGAAVNSNEAATSVHVFMIQSLLSAFKEVAHILPVKTLQGEDLHCMLKKVILGLEEIGYRVIAVVCDNNSLNRKAMKMFLPEPKLSPVYPHPADPDRPLFYVVDAVHLFKCIRNNWLNQKNAGTCFFYPRFELSNNEVHPECKMTASFKHLRDLHKGESPLLLKSGYGLTSKALNPSSFERQDVKLVLQVFNPYVAEALAARKGHTDFQHATATAEFIKIILRWWSIVNVKTPSKGFHHRNVYEEPMSNHTDDPKASFLSAFITWLDVWEFYRHDTGVLTQETLSALRLSAQSLLALVKYCVSELHFKYILLGKVQTDTLESRFGQYRQMAGGQYHISVRQLCETEGRIRLQNALPRMSNDELRGIEETDSVRDAGTSFSVHVSDADLDELRAQMPVIGYVELLWAPRYLLVTAVAFCSPTVEYQVL from the exons atgccgaataagtgttgtgtacccggatgcaccggcaactacaaaacaggaaagaagatacaagtgttttccttccctaaagacgccgacgctctcaaacaatggctacgcgccattcctaggaaggacttcgtgccgacttcgtgcactaag gtgtgcgcggatcatttcgacgcttcatgcatcgagaagacgacatcgtacacggatccaaggactgggagagttattgaagttgcactcccagtaccacggttgcgtcctggatctgtcccaacggtatttcccggctgtccgtcctacctttCAGTACGAGacaagagcacgagagaaacccctgacgccaagaggagccgacaagaagcctcccaactcgcccgtgctgtagaagagtcgctggcgtcatatgaagcggagcaagaacgagaccggttttcgtccctcgaagaactaagggctcgcctgcaaggggtgtcagtgtctccgaagtggactgtgattcataaagaagagtgctccatgtttttgaacattatcgactatcgtgaaccttgtttgaatgcgtcattgaccgtgtttgcaaaccttgaagtctttgcctgctatcaaggttcaccaatcaagaaccttggtagcgctgttgtaccagactcagttcaaaaagtaagttccttgttggaaattttgaacaacctgtcgatgctgtctgaggagcgctgcacttatcgccacctggctcaagcaatacattcccttctggacaaattggaagccagcattgatgaaggcaagaaagagacggtgaactttatgaaggagcagctactactcctttctgcaaagcgcattcagtatagcgcacaggtgatggtctttgcatgcatcttgcgtacaatatcaccacatgcctacaagttcctgagaagcacaggtgcactaactttgccccacccaagcactattagaaaagtgtgctcgtctattcaaatgtgcccacaagttgattcttctgacgacactttccttcagtatgtgtctcagagattcaaacatctgcaggcacatgaacacactgtgacgctgatgcttGATGAGATTTATATCAAACCTTGTTTAGATTACAAAGGTGGGAACATATGTGGTGCAGCAGTTAACTCCAACGAAGCAGCCACATCGGTGCACGTGTTTATGATACAAAGTTTGCTGAGCGCATTCAAGGAGGTGGCGCACATTCTTCCGGTAAAAACCTTACAGGGTGAAGATCTTCATTGCATgctgaagaaggtgatcttgggcttagaagaaattggatacagggtcatagccgttgtctgtgacaataactcgctgaacaggaaggcaatgaagatgtttctgccagaaccaaagcttagccctgtttacccgcatccggcagacccagatcggccgttattttacgtggtggatgctgtgcatctatttaaatgcataagaaataactggctcaaccagaaaaatgctggaacttgctttttctacccacgcttcgagctttcgaacaatgaagttcatcccgaatgcaagatgactgcttcatttaagcatttgagagatttgcataaaggggagtcacccctgcttctgaagtctgggtatggcttgacgtcaaaagctctaaatccaagcagctttgaacgacaggacgtcaaactcgtactgcaggtttttaatccatacgtagccgaagccctggccgctcgcaagggtcatactgattttcaacatgctacagcaaccgccgagttcatcaaaataattcttcgttggtggagcattgtcaatgtaaagacacctagtaagggcttccatcaccgtaatgtttacgaagagcccatgtcaaaccacacagatgacccaaaggcaagctttctaagcgcttttatcacatggctcgatgtgtgggaattttataggcacgacaccggagtacttacccaggagacattgagtgccttgaggctctctgctcaatcccttttggcattggtgaagtactgcgttagtgagcttcactttaagtatattctgctagggaaagtccagacggataccctcgagagtcgctttggacagtacaggcagatggctggtgggcagtatcacatatctgttcgccagctttgcgaaaccgagggaaggattcgccttcaaaatgcccttccaaggatgagcaacgatgaactcagaggcatcgaagagacggacagtgtcagggatgcgggcacttcttttagtgttcatgttagcgatgctgaccttgaTGAGCTCAGAGCACAAATGCCGGTGATTGGTTATGTTG